The window CTTTTCGTGGACCGGAGGGGCCGCCTCTTCCACGGGGACCACGTCCTCTACCTGGCCGCCTTGGCCTTTGGGGAGAAAGGGGTGGTGGGGACTGTGATGAGCAACATGGGCCTCGAGGTGGCCCTCAAGGAAAGGGGCATCGCCTTCCACCGGGCGCAGGTGGGGGACCGGTACGTGCTGGAGATGCTCAAGGAAAAGGGCCTTTACCTTGGGGGGGAGCCCTCGGGGCACGTGATCTTCCGCCGCCACCACACCACGGGGGACGGGCTTTTCACCGCCCTCATGGTGTTAGGGGCCCTAAAGCGCATGGGCGGGGACCTGGCCGACTGGTACGAGGCCCTTCCCCTCTACCCGCAGGTCCTGCTCAACGTGAAGGTGGCGGATAAGGCCAAGGTGGTGGCCCATCCCAGGCTCAAGGAGGCGGTGGCCGAGGCCGAGGCCAGGCTCCAAGGGAGGGGCCGGGTGAACGTGCGCCCCTCGGGCACCGAGCCCTTGGTGCGGGTCATGGTGGAGGCGGAGGAGGGGGCGGAGGGCTTGGCCGAGGAGCTCGCCGCCCTGGTGAGGGCTTTGGACCAGGGGTGAGGAGCCCCAAGGGTTATCCTTGCGTTTTTAGCGTCGCAATGCCCAATTAGCAAGGATAGGGTACCCTGCCGCCTCCGACCCCTCCTCCATGCCCGCCTGGAAGAGGTCCCGGTGGTGGTCCTCACAGGACCCCGGCAGGTGGGCAAGACCACCTTGGCCTTGGCGGTGGGGGAGGAGCGGAAGGCCCTCTATCTGGAATTGGAGTCCGAGGCGGACCGGCCCGGCTAAGCGATCTGGAGGGCTAAACCTGGGCCTGGATGGGCGCACGGTCAACCCCTACTTGGACGTGCTGGTAGACCTTTACCTGCTCCGGCGCCTTCCGCCTTTGCAGGCCAACGTGGGCAAGCGCCTGGTGAGGTCGCCCAAGATCTACCCGATAGCGGTCTGGTGCGCGCCCTTCTCCACATCCCCGACCTCGAGGCCCTGCTGGCCCACCCCGTGGTGGGGGCGAGTTGCGAGGGCTTTGTCCTGGAAAACCTCCTGCGCGTCTTGCCCGAGGGGGAGGTGGGTGGCGGTGGAGGGGAAGCGGAGCCTGTCCCCCCCAGGCGGCCTAGGTGGTCTACCCCGGGAAAGAGGCCTTCCCCCGTGGGAGGGGGTTTGGGCCACGCCCCTCAAGGCCTTGATGGAAACCCTTTGGCGGGGTGGATAGGGGTGCGGATGGGGATACCCTTCCCCAAGGCTTGGGATAAGCTAAGGCCATGTACGGCCGGGCCCATTTGGAGGAGCGCCTGAAGCGGGCCCTGGCCGAGGCCCTCCAGGGCCTCGAGGACCCCCGGCTCTTCCTCCTCACCGTGGAGGCGGTGCGGCTTTCCCCCGACGGGCAGGTCCTCACCGTCTACGTGGAGGCCTTCGCCGAGGAGGAAAAGGCCCTGGCCGCCTTGGAGCACGCCAAGGGGAGGCTCCTTTCCGCCCTGGCGGAAAGGGTGCGCCTCCGCCGCCTGCCCCGGCTAGCGTTTGTGCCATGGAGACCACAACCCTCCTAAAGGTCCGCTACGCCGAAACCGACCAGATGGGGGTGGTGCACCACTCCGTCTACGCCGTTTACCTGGAGGCGGCCCGGGTGGATTTTCTGGAGCAAGCGGGGCTTCCCTACCACGCCATTGAGGCCCGGGGCGTCTATTTCCCCGTGGTGGAGCTTGGCCTCACCTTCCGCGCCCCGGCCCACTTCGGCGAGGTGGTGGCGGTGAAAACCCGGCTTGCCGGCCTTTCCCGGCGCGACCTCCGCTTCGCCTACCGGGTGGAGCGGGAGGGCCTGCTCTTGGCGGAGGGCTACACCCGCCACGTCTGCCAGGTGGGGGAAAGGGCGGGGCGTATTCCGGAGGACCTCTACCAAGCCTTGAGTGTGCTACACTTAGGGTAGCATTTTGGGCATGGACCCCTTCACCCTCTTTGAACGGCACATCAACCCTGGGCTCGCTGGGCTTCTCCGCTTTACCGGCCTTGACCGCATTGAGTCCCACGCCGAAGGCCCTTACGTCTGGGACACCACGGGCAAGCGCTACCTGGACTTCCTGGGGCTTTACGGCACCCTGAACCTGGGGCACCGCCACCCCAAGGTGGTGGCGGCGGTGGAGGCCCAACTGAGGCGCATGCCCATGTCCGTGCGGGTTCTGGTTTCCGAGCCCACGGCCCGGCTTGCCGCCAAACTGGCGGAGATCACCCCCGAGGGCCTGGAGATGGTCTTCTTCGGCAACTCTGGGGCCGAGGCGGTGGAGGCGGCCATCAAGCTGGCCCGGGCCTACACGGGGAAGCCCGGCATCGTCACCACCCAAGGGGGCTTCCACGGCAAGACCATGGGGGCCCTTTCCCTCACCCCCAAGCCCGAGTACCAGGACCCCGCCAAACCCCTCCTTCCCGGGGTCAAGGTGGTGCCCTATGGGGACCTCGAGGCCCTGGAGGCTGCCATAGACGAGGAAACCGCCGCCGTCATCGTGGAGCCCATCCAGGGGGAAGGGGGGATCCGGGTTCCCCCGGAAGGGTACCTGAGGGGTGTCAGGGAGCTTACCCAAAGGCGGGGCGTCCTCATGATCGCCGACGAGGTGCAGACCGGCCTCGGCCGCACCGGGAAGCTTTTTGGGGTGGACTGGGAAGGGGTTTCCCCCGACCTCATGACCCTAGCCAAGGCCTTAGGGGGTGGGGTGATGCCCATCGGGGCCTGCGTGGGCCGGCGGGAGGTCTTTGAGGTCTTCAAGCAAAACCCCCTCTACCACTCCTCCACCTTCGGCGGCAACCCCCTGGCGGCGGCGGCGGCCCTGGCGGCCATTGAGGTCACCTTGGAGGAGAGGCTTCCCGAGAGGGCCTTGGAGGTGGGGGGCTACCTCATGGAGGGGCTCAAGGCCCTGCAAACGGAGTTCCCCCACCTCATAGAGGACGTGCGGGGCCGGGGGCTGATGCTGGGCATAGAGTTCACCGACGCCGACATCGGGGCCTTGGTGGTGGCGGAGCTGGCCGAGCGGGGGGTCATCACCGCCTTCGGCCTCAACAACCCCAAGGTGGTGCGCCTCGAGCCCCCGCTCATCATCGGCAAGGAACACGTGGACGAGGCCCTGTCCGCCCTCTCCGAGAGCTTGAAGGCCACGGAGAAGGCCTT is drawn from Thermus hydrothermalis and contains these coding sequences:
- a CDS encoding AAA family ATPase, with product MVLTGPRQVGKTTLALAVGEERKALYLELESEADRPG
- the rbfA gene encoding 30S ribosome-binding factor RbfA, with protein sequence MYGRAHLEERLKRALAEALQGLEDPRLFLLTVEAVRLSPDGQVLTVYVEAFAEEEKALAALEHAKGRLLSALAERVRLRRLPRLAFVPWRPQPS
- a CDS encoding acyl-CoA thioesterase, which translates into the protein METTTLLKVRYAETDQMGVVHHSVYAVYLEAARVDFLEQAGLPYHAIEARGVYFPVVELGLTFRAPAHFGEVVAVKTRLAGLSRRDLRFAYRVEREGLLLAEGYTRHVCQVGERAGRIPEDLYQALSVLHLG
- a CDS encoding aspartate aminotransferase family protein, yielding MGMDPFTLFERHINPGLAGLLRFTGLDRIESHAEGPYVWDTTGKRYLDFLGLYGTLNLGHRHPKVVAAVEAQLRRMPMSVRVLVSEPTARLAAKLAEITPEGLEMVFFGNSGAEAVEAAIKLARAYTGKPGIVTTQGGFHGKTMGALSLTPKPEYQDPAKPLLPGVKVVPYGDLEALEAAIDEETAAVIVEPIQGEGGIRVPPEGYLRGVRELTQRRGVLMIADEVQTGLGRTGKLFGVDWEGVSPDLMTLAKALGGGVMPIGACVGRREVFEVFKQNPLYHSSTFGGNPLAAAAALAAIEVTLEERLPERALEVGGYLMEGLKALQTEFPHLIEDVRGRGLMLGIEFTDADIGALVVAELAERGVITAFGLNNPKVVRLEPPLIIGKEHVDEALSALSESLKATEKALEGLLG